In Aegilops tauschii subsp. strangulata cultivar AL8/78 chromosome 3, Aet v6.0, whole genome shotgun sequence, one genomic interval encodes:
- the LOC141021057 gene encoding zinc finger BED domain-containing protein RICESLEEPER 1-like gives MTSDSDHYMEMGESMLEKFDKYWEEKNNAMVIATIFDPRYKMSYIEWAFGELYGEGSTRFRTEIKIMEKELAALYEKCVAQDKRAGNGESSSSSANIPSIPVQAGYESFLSSRSTRISKSELRNYLEDEVAPRNKALDLLGWWKDNAPRYPIMAKIARRFLTIPATSVSSESTFSTTGRILDDYRSSLKPVMVEALVCGAIYIKGAHVDLNLVPRDENEEDDVENIKLPIVVEEIND, from the exons ATGACTAGTGATAGTGACCACTACATGGAAATGGGTGAATCAATGTTGGAGAAGTTTGACAAATATTGGGAAGAAAAGAACAATGCCATGGTGATCGCAACCATCTTTGATCCACG GTACAAGATGAGTTACATAGAGTGGGCCTTTGGAGAACTATATGGAGAAGGAAGTACGAGGTTTAGGACTGAGATCAAAATCATGGAGAAAGAGTTGGCGGCCTTGTATGAAAAATGTGTTGCTCAAGATAAGCGAGCTGGAAATGGAGAAAGTTCATCTTCCTCTGCAAACATTCCTAGTATCCCGGTTCAAGCTGGGTACGAGTCCTTCTTATCGTCCCGTTCAACAAGAATATCAAAGAGTGAGTTGAGGAACTACTTAGAGGATGAGGTTGCCCCTCGCAACAAGGCTCTTGACCTTCTTGGTTGGTGGAAAGACAATGCTCCTAGGTACCCAATTATGGCCAAGATAGCCAGGAGGTTCCTTACTATCCCGGCTACCTCCGTGTCTTCGGAATCTACCTTCAGCACGACCGGAAGGATTTTAG ATGACTATAGGAGTTCGTTAAAACCGGTTATGGTGGAGGCATTAGTTTGTGGTGCAATTTATATCAAGGGTGCTCACGTTGACTTGAATCTGGTG CCGAGGGATGAGAATGAAGAGGATGATGTTGAGAACATCAAGTTACCCATTGTGGTGGAGGAGATCAACGATTG A